From one Acidibrevibacterium fodinaquatile genomic stretch:
- a CDS encoding SUF system Fe-S cluster assembly protein, whose product MLPVNDQPNSDPQRAAHGAWTPAGETVPPPSEDAVIAAIATVYDPEIPVNIYELGLIYAIEIGDDGLVKIEMTLTAPACPSAQELPAQVEDAVAALPGVRGVSVETVWDPPWDPSRMSEEARLALNMF is encoded by the coding sequence ATGCTTCCAGTGAATGACCAACCGAACAGCGATCCGCAGCGTGCCGCGCATGGCGCCTGGACGCCGGCCGGAGAAACCGTGCCGCCGCCCAGCGAAGACGCCGTGATCGCCGCCATCGCCACCGTCTATGATCCCGAAATTCCCGTGAATATCTACGAACTCGGCCTGATCTACGCGATCGAGATCGGCGATGATGGTCTCGTCAAGATCGAGATGACGCTGACCGCGCCGGCCTGCCCGAGCGCACAGGAATTGCCCGCCCAGGTCGAAGACGCGGTGGCCGCCCTGCCCGGCGTGCGCGGCGTCTCGGTGGAGACCGTTTGGGATCCGCCGTGGGATCCGAGCCGGATGAGCGAAGAAGCGCGGCTCGCGCTCAACATGTTTTGA
- the sufU gene encoding Fe-S cluster assembly sulfur transfer protein SufU, with protein sequence MFEDLRDLYQDVILDHGRRPRHSGKLAAYDASARGDNPLCGDRITLWLQYAPTGAIARAGFEAKGCAISIASADLMAETIAGLDAEAARTLAGAMQTLAKTGQAPPLDAALAERLERLLPLAGVHEFPSRVKCATLPWHALLAALAGTEDASSE encoded by the coding sequence ATGTTCGAGGATCTCCGCGATCTTTATCAAGACGTCATTCTCGATCACGGCCGCAGGCCGCGCCATAGCGGCAAACTTGCCGCCTATGATGCGAGCGCGCGCGGCGACAATCCGCTCTGCGGCGATCGGATTACGCTCTGGCTGCAATACGCGCCGACCGGCGCGATCGCGCGCGCCGGGTTCGAGGCCAAAGGCTGCGCGATCAGCATCGCCTCCGCCGATCTCATGGCCGAAACCATCGCCGGGCTCGATGCCGAGGCGGCACGCACGCTTGCCGGCGCCATGCAGACCCTTGCCAAGACCGGGCAAGCGCCGCCTCTCGACGCGGCGCTTGCCGAACGCCTCGAACGGCTTTTACCGCTCGCGGGGGTGCATGAATTTCCCTCGCGCGTAAAGTGCGCGACCCTGCCATGGCACGCGCTGCTCGCCGCCCTCGCCGGCACGGAGGATGCTTCCAGTGAATGA
- a CDS encoding aminotransferase class V-fold PLP-dependent enzyme — translation MNAGRDPVTLDVARVRADFPILAQKVHGRDLVFLDSAASAQKPRAVIAAMTAAMETQYANVHRGLHWMSERTTEAYEAARDAVARLLNARDRHEIVFTRNSTEAINLVAHSYGHGVLRPGQAVVISEMEHHSNIVPWQMLRDAHGVELRIAPITEAGEFDLESLSRLLEDGKVGLVALTHMSNVLGTYAPAARLARLAHAHGAKLLLDGSQAIVHRKVDVQEIDCDFYVFTGHKLYGPTGIGALWARRELLERMPPFLGGGDMIASVSFARSEWAQVPHKFEAGTPAILEAIGLAAAIAYVEAIGYPAIAAHEAALTDHALARLAAIPGLRIFGAAQDRGGVVSFTLDGAHPHDVATLLDRQGIAVRAGHHCAEPLMHRLGVESTARASFALYTTPAEIDALAEGLLRVSEFFA, via the coding sequence ATGAACGCCGGACGCGATCCGGTTACGCTCGATGTCGCGCGGGTGCGCGCCGATTTTCCCATTCTCGCGCAGAAAGTGCATGGGCGGGATTTGGTGTTTCTCGATAGCGCGGCATCGGCGCAGAAGCCGCGCGCGGTGATCGCGGCGATGACAGCGGCGATGGAGACGCAATACGCCAATGTCCATCGCGGTCTCCATTGGATGAGCGAGCGCACCACCGAAGCCTATGAGGCGGCGCGTGACGCCGTCGCCCGGCTTTTGAACGCGCGTGATCGCCACGAAATCGTTTTCACCCGCAACAGCACGGAGGCGATCAATCTCGTCGCCCACAGCTATGGCCACGGTGTGCTTCGCCCCGGCCAGGCGGTGGTGATTTCGGAGATGGAGCATCATTCCAACATCGTGCCGTGGCAGATGCTGCGCGATGCGCATGGCGTCGAGCTGCGCATCGCGCCGATCACCGAGGCCGGAGAATTTGATCTCGAAAGCCTGAGCCGCTTGCTCGAGGATGGCAAGGTCGGCCTCGTCGCGCTCACCCATATGTCGAACGTGCTCGGAACCTATGCGCCGGCGGCGCGGCTCGCCCGCCTCGCGCATGCGCATGGCGCGAAGCTGCTGCTCGATGGCTCGCAAGCGATCGTCCACCGCAAGGTCGACGTGCAGGAGATCGATTGCGATTTCTATGTCTTCACCGGCCACAAGCTCTATGGCCCGACCGGGATCGGCGCGCTCTGGGCGCGGCGCGAGCTGCTCGAACGCATGCCGCCATTTCTTGGCGGCGGCGACATGATCGCCTCGGTCAGTTTTGCGCGCAGCGAATGGGCGCAGGTGCCGCATAAATTCGAGGCCGGCACACCGGCGATTTTGGAGGCGATCGGCCTCGCCGCCGCCATCGCCTATGTCGAGGCGATCGGCTATCCGGCGATCGCGGCGCATGAGGCGGCACTCACCGACCATGCGCTCGCGCGCCTCGCCGCGATCCCGGGCCTGCGGATTTTTGGCGCAGCACAAGATCGCGGCGGCGTCGTGAGTTTCACCCTCGATGGCGCGCATCCGCATGATGTCGCAACCCTCCTCGACCGCCAAGGAATCGCCGTCCGCGCCGGCCATCATTGCGCCGAGCCCTTGATGCATCGTTTGGGAGTGGAAAGCACCGCGCGGGCGAGCTTCGCGCTTTACACGACGCCGGCGGAAATCGATGCTCTCGCCGAAGGGCTTTTGCGCGTCTCGGAGTTTTTTGCCTGA
- the sufD gene encoding Fe-S cluster assembly protein SufD, which produces MTVAMAKTAAFAATDLPSRKLEAWKYTDLRALAALAPVPAPAIAETAALAADLPPLAGPRLVFINGRRAASLSVSPPVSVSDECAHETGRAHPEPAPLAALNARFAALGAAIHVPAGVDAGTLALVHLTLAEDATPVFVHPRHRITLAAGATLTVIEYATGHGVYWHNPVFEITLAPGATLRHVRIQAEDHESFHTATLFVDLLAGARYDAFTLGVGARLARSETHARLGGTGAHAALSGVQLLRGNQHGDITSVVAHDAPGGTSRQTVKNVLDGRARAVFQGRIEVARAAQKTDGYQMSQALLLSPEAEIDCKPELEIFADDVKCSHGATIGALDPEQLFYLRARGIPEATARAMLVRAFLDEAIEGVADGAARALLESAIGGWWEGAQ; this is translated from the coding sequence ATGACCGTCGCGATGGCAAAAACGGCGGCCTTTGCGGCAACCGACTTGCCAAGCCGCAAGCTGGAGGCCTGGAAATATACCGATCTTCGCGCGCTCGCTGCCCTGGCGCCGGTGCCAGCGCCGGCGATTGCCGAGACCGCCGCGCTTGCCGCCGATCTGCCGCCGCTTGCCGGCCCGCGTCTCGTCTTCATCAATGGTCGACGCGCGGCCTCGCTCTCGGTCTCGCCGCCGGTGAGCGTGAGCGACGAGTGCGCGCACGAAACTGGCCGCGCACATCCCGAGCCGGCGCCGCTCGCCGCCCTCAATGCCCGCTTCGCCGCCTTGGGTGCCGCAATCCACGTGCCCGCGGGGGTTGATGCTGGCACCCTGGCACTCGTCCATCTCACCCTCGCCGAAGACGCGACGCCGGTCTTCGTCCATCCCCGGCATCGTATCACGCTTGCGGCCGGGGCGACGCTCACCGTGATCGAATACGCCACCGGCCATGGCGTTTACTGGCATAATCCGGTCTTCGAAATCACGCTCGCGCCCGGCGCGACCTTGCGCCACGTCCGCATCCAGGCCGAGGACCACGAAAGCTTTCACACCGCGACCCTTTTCGTCGATCTTCTCGCCGGCGCCCGCTATGACGCCTTCACCCTTGGCGTCGGCGCACGGCTCGCGCGCAGTGAAACCCACGCCCGGCTCGGTGGTACCGGCGCGCACGCGGCGCTCAGCGGCGTGCAATTGCTGCGCGGCAATCAGCATGGCGACATCACCAGCGTCGTCGCCCATGACGCGCCCGGCGGTACCTCGCGCCAGACGGTGAAAAACGTCCTCGACGGCCGCGCCCGTGCGGTGTTTCAGGGGCGCATCGAGGTCGCGCGCGCCGCGCAAAAAACCGATGGCTATCAGATGAGCCAAGCCTTGCTATTGTCGCCGGAGGCGGAGATCGACTGCAAGCCGGAGCTGGAAATTTTCGCCGACGACGTCAAATGCAGCCATGGCGCGACGATCGGCGCCCTCGATCCCGAGCAACTCTTTTACCTCCGCGCGCGCGGCATTCCCGAGGCGACAGCGCGGGCGATGCTGGTGCGCGCGTTTCTCGATGAGGCGATCGAGGGCGTTGCCGATGGCGCCGCTCGCGCCCTGCTCGAAAGCGCGATCGGCGGCTGGTGGGAGGGCGCGCAATGA
- the sufC gene encoding Fe-S cluster assembly ATPase SufC: MLEIRGLTAEIDGKPILNGIDLVVPTGEVHAIMGPNGSGKSTLSYVLSGRDGYRVTGGEVRLDGVDLLALAPEERATAGLFLAFQYPVELPGVGNANFLRTALNAIRRARGESELDAVQFLKLARAALRDLAMADDMLKRNVNVGFSGGEKKRNEVLQMAILRPKFAILDETDSGLDIDALKIVANGVNALRGPGFSALVITHYQRLLDHIVPDRVHVLAGGRILRSGGPELAQALEESGYAGLGLEAVSEGAL; encoded by the coding sequence ATGCTGGAAATTCGTGGCCTCACCGCTGAGATCGACGGCAAGCCGATCCTGAACGGCATCGATCTCGTAGTCCCGACCGGCGAGGTGCATGCCATCATGGGGCCGAACGGCTCGGGCAAGTCGACGCTTTCCTACGTCCTCTCCGGGCGTGACGGCTATCGGGTGACCGGTGGCGAGGTGCGGCTCGACGGTGTCGATCTTCTGGCGCTGGCGCCGGAAGAGCGCGCGACCGCCGGGCTTTTTCTCGCCTTTCAATATCCGGTCGAGCTGCCCGGCGTCGGCAACGCCAATTTTCTCCGCACCGCGCTCAACGCCATCCGTCGCGCCCGCGGCGAAAGCGAACTCGATGCCGTGCAGTTTCTCAAACTCGCTCGCGCGGCACTTCGTGATCTCGCGATGGCGGATGACATGCTGAAGCGCAACGTCAATGTCGGCTTCTCGGGCGGCGAGAAAAAGCGCAACGAAGTGCTGCAGATGGCGATTTTGCGGCCGAAATTCGCGATCCTCGACGAGACCGATTCCGGGCTCGACATCGACGCCCTCAAAATTGTCGCCAATGGCGTCAATGCGTTGCGCGGGCCCGGGTTTTCCGCGCTCGTCATCACTCATTATCAGCGTCTGCTCGATCACATCGTCCCCGATCGTGTGCATGTTCTCGCCGGCGGGCGCATTCTCCGCTCGGGCGGGCCGGAGCTTGCGCAGGCGCTCGAGGAAAGCGGCTATGCCGGGCTCGGCCTGGAGGCGGTCAGCGAGGGCGCGCTATGA